CCCGCTCGTGGACCTGCTGCCCGTCCCGCGGGTCGAGATGGGCGCTGCGGGCGCCGCCGACGCCCTCGACGTGCCCGGGGCGGCGCTGCCCGGCCTCTGACGCCCGGCCGGGGGCCGTCGGCTGGCAGGGCGCTGGGAGCGCACGCAGGAGGGGCTCCGAGGGCGGGCCCGCGGCGGGGCCCGGCTTGCCGGGGGACGGCCCCGTCGCGCATCGTGGACGGCTGCCGGGCGCCGTCGACGTCGCCGCCGTACGCCACCAGCCCCCGGAGGTCCGCCCCCGTGCACCTGCCTGCCCTGCTCGCCACGACCGCTCCCGACGAGGAGGGCTCGGGCGCCGTCACCGAGGCGGCCCTGCCCTCCGACATCGTCGAGGCGTCGGCGTCCACCGTGCTGCTGTACCTGCTCGTCGGCGTCGCGGCGGCCTTCGTCGTCGGCCTGCTCGTCACGGGCGTCGCCCGCCGGGTCGGACGCCGGTCGGCCGTCGTCGCCGACGTCGAGCAGCGCGCTCGGCGGCCCTTCCGGGTGCTGCTCGTCGTCGTGGCGGCCCGGGTGGTCCTCGAGGCCGCGACGCTGCAGGCCGGGTGGGCGGAGCCGCTCGCCTACGTGGCCAACCTCGTCATCATCGCGATGGTCGCCTGGATCGTGGCGTCGGCCGTCTTCGTCCTCGAGGACGTGACGCTCTCGCGCTACGGGACGGACGTCGCCGACAACCGGCGCGCCCGCCGCGTCCAGACCCAGGCGTCGCTGCTCCGCCGGCTCACCGTCGCGATCATCGTCGTCTTCGCCGTCGGCGCGATGCTCCTCACCATCCCCGGCGCGCGGGAGTACGGCGCCACCCTCTTCGCCTCGGCCGGCGTCGTGGGCATCGTGGCCGGCCTCGCCGCGCAGACCTCCATCGCCAACCTCTTCGCCGGCCTGCAGATCGCCTTCACGGACGGCATCCGCGTCGACGACGTCGTCGTCGTCGAGGGGGAGTGGGGGCGCATCGAGGAGATCACCCTCACCTACGTGGTGGTCCACGTCTGGGACGACCGGCGCCTCATCCTCCCGTCGACGTACTTCACGACGACGCCCTTCGAGAACTGGACGCGCAAGGACTCGCAGGTCATGGGCACCGTCATGCTCGACGTCGACTGGTCGGTCCCGCTCGAGGGCCTGCGCGCCGAGCTGGACCGCGTGCTGGCCGCCACCGACCGGTGGGACGGCCGCGTGGGCCTGCTGCAGGTCATGGACGCCGTCGGCGGGGCGATCAACCTCCGGGTCATCGTCAGCGCCGTCGACGGGCCGACGCTCGCGGACCTGCGCGCCGAGGTCCGCGAGGCCCTCGTCGTGTGGATGCAGGTCAACGCGCCGGACGCCCTCCCGCGCAGCCGCGTGGCCGACGTCGCCGGCGGCGCCACGACGGGCGGCCGGCCGGTCCACGAGGAGCGCGAGGAGCCGCGCCTGCCGGTCGAGCAGCGCACGGGGACGCACCCGACGCCGCCCGCGCCACCGGCCCCGCGCCGGGCGGGGAGCGCCGACGAGCAGCGGCCCGCACCCTCCACGGGGGAGACGGGCCTGTTCACCGGCAGCATCGCCGCCGTCACGCGCGCGCGGGACTTCCAGGGCCCGGGCGAGTCCGAGATGGCCGAGCGCCGCGCCGCCGACGCCGCCCGCTCGGGCGAGCGTGACGGCGCCGACACCGCGGACGAGCCCCGCAGCTGGCGGGACGAGCTGGCCGCCGACCGGGACCCGGCGCAGCGCTGACCGACGCCGCACCGCCCCGTCGTGGTCCCACGTCCAGGAGGCGGTGGTCAGGCGGGGCGGTGCGCGTGGTCCGCGGTCCAGGCGAGCAGGTCCTCGACCGGCCAGGTGTTGACGACCCGCTCGGGCGGGACGCCGCAGCGGGCGGCGCGGGCGCAGCCGCGCTCCTGCCAGTCCAGCTGGCCGGGGGCGTGGGCGTCGGTGTCGATGCTGAAGAGGCACCCGGCCTCGACGGCCAGGCGCAGCAGGCGCAGCGGCGGGTCGAGCCGCTCGGGGCGCGAGTTGACCTCCACCGCCACCCCGGCCTCCGCGCAGGCGGCGAAGACGGCCCCGGCGTCGAACTCGCTCTCCGGGCGCGCCTTCCCGACGCCCTCGCGCGGCTGCACGTACCGGCCCGTGCAGTGGCCGAGCACGTCGGTGTGCGGGTCCTGCACGGCGCGGACCATGCGCCGGGTCATCGCCCGCCGCTCCATCCGCAGCTCGGAGTGGACCGAGGCGACGACGACGTCGAGCCGGCCGAGCAGCTCGTCCTCCTGGTCGAGCGCGCCGTCGGAGAGGACGTCGACCTCGATGCCCGAGAGCAGCCGGAAGGGGGCCAGCGGCGCCGCCAGCCCGTCGAGCAGCTCCAGCTGCTTCCGCAGCCGCGCCGGCGTCAGCCCGTGGGCGACCTTGAGGCGGGGCGAGTGGTCGGTGAGCGCCGCGTACTCGTGGCCGAGCTCGACGGCCGTGACGGCCATGTCCTCCACGGGGCTGCCGCCGTCGCTCCAGTCGGAGTGCAGGTGCAGGTCGCCGCGCAGGGCGGCCCGCAGCGCCGCGCCGCCCGCCGCCCCCTCGTCGTCCGGGTCGACGAGCGGGGCCTGCCGCTCCTCGAGCTCGACGAGGTAGGCCGGTCGCCGGCCGGCCGCGACGTCGGCGACGAGGGCGGCCGTCGTGCGCCCGACGCCGGGCAGCTCGTCGAGGGTGCCGGCGTCCACGCGCCGGGCCAGCTCGTCGGGCGGCGTGCGGCCGATCGTCGTCGCCGCCCCCCGGAAGGCCTTGACCCGGTGGGTGCTCGCCAGCTCGCGCTCGAGGAGGAAGGCGGTGCGCCGCAGCGCCCCGAGCACCTCCGCGGCCAGGTCCGTCTCGTCCCGCCGGTCCGCCACCCCCCGACCGTAGGTCGTCGCGACCCGTCCGGGTCACTCGTGCCCTCCGGGGCACGGGGCGGTGCTCGGCGGCGTAGCGTGCGCGGAGGTCGGCAGGGGGGTCGTGCACAGCCCGGGCGGGCCCGTGGGCGCGAGCGCGCCCCGACGTCTCGGGGGAGATGAGGAGCAGGTGTGGCACCCGAGAGCGGTCGGCCCGACGGCGGGCAGGTCACGCCCGTCCCCCTCCCCCCGGTGCCCCCCGGCGCGCTCGGCGACGTCGAGCTGGCCGACGAGATCGAGCTCTACGGCGCCGTCGTCGTCGCCGCCTCGGAGAAGGACGGGTCGCTGACCCCCGCCGAGATCGACGACGCCCTCGGGGTCGACGACGCCCCGGCGGCCGACGGGGGCGGGGCCGCGGTGGACGGCGACGGCGGGGCGCTGCCCTAGCCTGGTCCGCCCCCGGCCCCCGCGGCCGCCCGTCCCGCAGGAGGTCCCGTGCGTCTGCGCCCGCGCTCGCAGGGCTCCTTCCCGGTCCTCTTCGGCCGCGTCGCCGGCTCCGTCCTCGCGGGGGCGCAGGTGCTGGCCGAGCTCCTCGGCGGCCCGGCCGCCGCCCGGCCCGCCCTGCTCGCCCGCCTCGTCGAGGCCGAGCACGACGCCGACGACGCCGTCCACCTCGTCGCCCGGCGCCTCACCTCGACCTTCGGCCCGCCCTTCGCCCGGCGCGACGTCCAGCACCTGGCGCAGGCCCTCGACACGTGCCTCGACGAGATCACCGCCACCGCACGGCTCGTCGTCGTCCACCGCCTCGAGACGTTGCCGCGCGAGGTCGTCGACGTCGCGCAGGTCCTCGTCCGCCAGGCCGAGCTGACGGTGGCGGCCATGCCGCGCGTCGAGCAGGCCGACCGCCTCGCCGAGTACTGGGTCGAGGTCAACCGCCTCGACAACCGCGCGTCGGAGGTCCTCCTCGGGCTGCGCGCCACGACCCTCGACCTCGCCGAGCAGTCCGGCGACCTCGTGCGCGCGCTGCGCCTGCGCGACGTCGTCGAGCGGCTCGAGGCGGCCACCGCCGCCTTCGAGCGCCTCGCGCACGTCGTCGAGACCATCGCCCTCGTGGAGCCCTGATGAGCCCTCACCCGTGACGGCCCTGCTCGTGGCCGTCGTCGTCCTGGCCCTCGCCTTCGCCGTCTCCAACGGCCTCCACGGCGCGGCCGGCACCACGGCGGCGCCCGTCGCGGTGCGCGCGCTCGACCCCAGGGCCGCGGCCCTGCTCGCGGCTGTCCTCGTGGTCCTCGGCGGCCTCCTCGGCGGGCTGTGGGTGACCCTCGCGGTGCCCGACGTCGCCGTCGTCCCGTCCGGCCCCGAGGGCCTGCGCGTGCTCGTGGCGGCGCTGGCGGGCGCCCTCGTCTGGAACCTCGTCACCTTCTGGCGGGGGCTGCCCACCTCGACGACGCAGGCCCTCTTCGGCGGCGTCGCCGGCGCGGGGCTGGGCTCGTCGACGGGCGGCGTCCGCTGGGACGCCCTGCTCGGGGCGGTGGTGGTGCCGGCGTTCGTCGTCGTCGTCGTGGTCGGCGGCCTGTCCGCGGCGACGTACCTGCTGCTGTGCCGCCTCGCGGCGGCGGCGATGCCGGCGCGCGCCCACCGCCGGATGCGGACGGCCACGGCCGTCGCGGCGGCGGCCACCGCGGTCGGCAGCGGCGTCATCGACGCGCAGCGCACCGCGGCCGTCG
This genomic interval from Pseudokineococcus lusitanus contains the following:
- a CDS encoding DUF47 domain-containing protein, encoding MRLRPRSQGSFPVLFGRVAGSVLAGAQVLAELLGGPAAARPALLARLVEAEHDADDAVHLVARRLTSTFGPPFARRDVQHLAQALDTCLDEITATARLVVVHRLETLPREVVDVAQVLVRQAELTVAAMPRVEQADRLAEYWVEVNRLDNRASEVLLGLRATTLDLAEQSGDLVRALRLRDVVERLEAATAAFERLAHVVETIALVEP
- a CDS encoding inorganic phosphate transporter, whose translation is MTALLVAVVVLALAFAVSNGLHGAAGTTAAPVAVRALDPRAAALLAAVLVVLGGLLGGLWVTLAVPDVAVVPSGPEGLRVLVAALAGALVWNLVTFWRGLPTSTTQALFGGVAGAGLGSSTGGVRWDALLGAVVVPAFVVVVVVGGLSAATYLLLCRLAAAAMPARAHRRMRTATAVAAAATAVGSGVIDAQRTAAVVVTGLVAAGTVPGASTLDHPDPPVWAVVVVAVALAAGYATGGRPIARTVGERLVTLDAPAALAAQTATAGALHVSALILGQPVSTSLSVTSAVVGAGAATSLRRVRWHVVRRVLVAWVVTVPASALLAAVVVVVLDLLAGA
- a CDS encoding mechanosensitive ion channel family protein; its protein translation is MHLPALLATTAPDEEGSGAVTEAALPSDIVEASASTVLLYLLVGVAAAFVVGLLVTGVARRVGRRSAVVADVEQRARRPFRVLLVVVAARVVLEAATLQAGWAEPLAYVANLVIIAMVAWIVASAVFVLEDVTLSRYGTDVADNRRARRVQTQASLLRRLTVAIIVVFAVGAMLLTIPGAREYGATLFASAGVVGIVAGLAAQTSIANLFAGLQIAFTDGIRVDDVVVVEGEWGRIEEITLTYVVVHVWDDRRLILPSTYFTTTPFENWTRKDSQVMGTVMLDVDWSVPLEGLRAELDRVLAATDRWDGRVGLLQVMDAVGGAINLRVIVSAVDGPTLADLRAEVREALVVWMQVNAPDALPRSRVADVAGGATTGGRPVHEEREEPRLPVEQRTGTHPTPPAPPAPRRAGSADEQRPAPSTGETGLFTGSIAAVTRARDFQGPGESEMAERRAADAARSGERDGADTADEPRSWRDELAADRDPAQR
- a CDS encoding PHP domain-containing protein produces the protein MADRRDETDLAAEVLGALRRTAFLLERELASTHRVKAFRGAATTIGRTPPDELARRVDAGTLDELPGVGRTTAALVADVAAGRRPAYLVELEERQAPLVDPDDEGAAGGAALRAALRGDLHLHSDWSDGGSPVEDMAVTAVELGHEYAALTDHSPRLKVAHGLTPARLRKQLELLDGLAAPLAPFRLLSGIEVDVLSDGALDQEDELLGRLDVVVASVHSELRMERRAMTRRMVRAVQDPHTDVLGHCTGRYVQPREGVGKARPESEFDAGAVFAACAEAGVAVEVNSRPERLDPPLRLLRLAVEAGCLFSIDTDAHAPGQLDWQERGCARAARCGVPPERVVNTWPVEDLLAWTADHAHRPA